A genomic stretch from Pseudomonas mendocina includes:
- a CDS encoding lipid A biosynthesis lauroyl acyltransferase has product MDRPVFRSEFLHPRYWLLWLGLGLLWLVVQLPYPLLLKLGRLLGKVMFLGAGSRRRIARRNLELCFPQLSKQERERLLRENFASTGIAFFEMAMSWWWPKARLAKLAHIEGLEHLQQAQAEGQGVILMALHFTTLEIGAALLGQVHTIDGMYREHKNALFDYIQRTGRERHNLDATAIEREDVRAMLKVLRAGRAIWYAPDQDYGRKQSIFVPLFGIQAATVTATTKFARLGRARVLPFTQERLADGSGYRLVIHPPLAGFPAESEEEDCLLINQWVERSVSACPEQYLWAHRRFKTRPEGEPKLYKKK; this is encoded by the coding sequence ATGGATCGTCCTGTTTTTCGTTCGGAATTTTTGCACCCGCGCTACTGGCTGTTATGGCTGGGGCTAGGCTTGCTATGGCTGGTGGTGCAGTTGCCTTATCCGCTGTTGCTTAAATTGGGGCGGCTGCTGGGCAAAGTGATGTTCTTAGGCGCAGGCTCGCGTCGGCGTATTGCCCGGCGCAATTTGGAGTTGTGCTTCCCGCAGCTTTCCAAGCAGGAGCGTGAGCGGCTGTTGCGGGAGAACTTTGCATCGACCGGTATCGCTTTCTTTGAAATGGCGATGAGCTGGTGGTGGCCCAAGGCTCGACTGGCCAAGCTCGCCCATATAGAAGGTCTTGAGCATTTGCAGCAGGCCCAGGCAGAAGGGCAAGGCGTGATTTTGATGGCGCTGCACTTCACTACGCTGGAGATCGGTGCGGCGTTGTTGGGCCAGGTGCACACCATTGATGGTATGTACCGCGAGCATAAAAATGCGCTGTTTGATTACATTCAGCGCACCGGCCGTGAGCGGCATAACCTAGATGCCACCGCCATTGAGCGTGAAGATGTGCGTGCCATGCTTAAGGTGCTGCGGGCCGGAAGGGCAATATGGTACGCGCCGGATCAGGACTACGGGCGCAAACAGAGCATTTTTGTGCCACTGTTTGGAATTCAAGCGGCCACGGTTACAGCAACCACCAAGTTCGCGCGATTGGGGCGTGCGCGGGTCTTGCCTTTTACACAAGAGCGTTTGGCTGACGGCAGTGGCTATCGTTTAGTGATTCATCCGCCGTTGGCAGGCTTCCCAGCTGAAAGCGAAGAAGAGGACTGCTTGCTGATTAATCAGTGGGTGGAGCGATCGGTTTCAGCCTGCCCGGAACAGTATCTGTGGGCGCATCGTCGCTTTAAGACTCGCCCGGAAGGTGAGCCCAAGCTGTATAAAAAGAAGTAG
- the minE gene encoding cell division topological specificity factor MinE, with product MNIFDFFRERKKETPAAIAKERLQIIVAHERGQRSQPDYLPALQQELVAVIRKYVNIDSEQVQVALENQGNCSILELNITLPDR from the coding sequence ATGAATATTTTTGACTTCTTTCGTGAACGCAAGAAGGAAACTCCTGCCGCAATCGCGAAAGAGCGTCTGCAGATTATTGTTGCCCACGAGCGTGGCCAGCGTAGCCAGCCCGATTACCTGCCAGCGCTTCAGCAAGAACTGGTGGCTGTAATTCGTAAGTACGTAAATATTGATTCAGAACAAGTGCAGGTCGCGCTGGAAAACCAGGGCAACTGCTCCATTCTGGAACTGAACATCACCCTGCCCGATCGTTGA
- the aruF gene encoding arginine/ornithine succinyltransferase subunit alpha has product MLVMRPAQMADLAQVQRLAAESPVGVTSLPDDAGRLGEKIAAAEASFAAEVSFNGEESYFFVLEDSETGQLLGCSGIVASAGYSEPFYSFRNETFVHNSRELKIHNKIHVLSLCHDLTGNSLLVSFHVDRSLANTPWAELNSRGRLLFVACHPERFADAVVVEIVGYSDDAGDSPFWDAVGRNFFDMNYAEAERLCGLKSRTFLAELMPHYPIYVPLLPDEAQEAMGQVHERAQVSFDILMREGFETDHYIDIFDGGPTLHARTSSIRSIAQSRVVPVRIGEPEKGGRSYLVCNGQLQDFRAIVAELDWVPGRPVVLSAEAAEVLGVGEGTSVRLVAV; this is encoded by the coding sequence ATGCTGGTGATGCGACCGGCGCAAATGGCCGACCTTGCGCAAGTGCAGCGTCTTGCCGCAGAAAGCCCGGTGGGCGTGACCTCGCTACCGGATGACGCGGGCCGCTTGGGCGAGAAGATTGCCGCCGCAGAGGCATCCTTTGCCGCTGAAGTCAGCTTTAATGGTGAAGAAAGCTACTTCTTCGTGCTCGAAGACAGCGAGACAGGTCAATTGCTCGGCTGCTCGGGCATTGTCGCGTCGGCCGGATACTCCGAGCCGTTCTACAGCTTCCGGAATGAGACATTCGTTCATAATTCTCGTGAGCTTAAGATTCACAACAAGATTCACGTTCTGTCTCTGTGCCATGACCTGACTGGAAACAGTCTGCTGGTCAGCTTTCATGTCGACCGCTCCTTGGCCAATACCCCGTGGGCAGAGCTGAACTCACGCGGCCGTCTGCTCTTTGTCGCCTGTCACCCGGAGCGATTTGCTGATGCGGTGGTGGTGGAGATCGTCGGCTACAGCGATGACGCCGGTGACTCGCCGTTTTGGGATGCAGTCGGGCGCAATTTCTTTGATATGAATTACGCCGAGGCTGAGCGTTTGTGTGGCCTGAAAAGCCGTACCTTCCTAGCCGAGTTGATGCCGCATTACCCGATTTACGTGCCGCTGCTGCCGGATGAAGCGCAGGAGGCCATGGGGCAGGTGCATGAACGGGCTCAGGTTAGCTTTGACATACTCATGCGCGAAGGCTTTGAGACTGACCACTACATCGACATTTTCGATGGTGGCCCGACCCTGCATGCGCGAACTTCAAGTATTCGTTCTATCGCTCAAAGCCGAGTGGTGCCGGTGCGTATCGGTGAGCCGGAAAAGGGCGGACGTTCGTATCTGGTGTGCAATGGCCAGTTACAGGACTTTCGGGCCATTGTCGCTGAGCTGGACTGGGTGCCGGGCCGACCGGTTGTGCTGAGCGCAGAGGCTGCAGAAGTGCTGGGCGTAGGTGAAGGCACCAGTGTACGCCTGGTTGCGGTTTAA
- a CDS encoding ATP-binding protein has protein sequence MNSIFVRIYGGMLVVLVLVGLLGLGALQLLNEVRVDQYRERLAQGTFRLMADNLHPMVDVERRRAMSVWGRLLGIPLRIDTLEQAGLDASDRASLRRGKVLVEQTGEHEANIYSQLSIDEPKLLVGEVQQISEQLLRAISFLVIDELVRYPWGEQPKRLAALHNDKQFGFDMRLVRLSEAALDPDQRRRVDEGDTVMALGRGGDSVYVYSGIVETPWVLEVGPMYQMNPYPAHWIVVIGLLSLCLIGLMVYLLVRPLERRLRGLERAASKIASGKLDARVPTREGEMDSVGRLAASFNGMAEHLQRSLTIQREMVRAVSHELRTPVARLRFGLEMVADADTEHARQKYLEGMDSDIQDLDKLVDEMLTYARLEQGSPALNFQPVDLGALIKQVITELAPLRASVQVEIGPCRDAQDGAGAVVEAEFRYLHRALQNLVSNAMRHAESRVRVSYQVGPNRCRLDVEDDGPGVPEDAWEHIFTPFLRLDDSRTRASGGHGLGLSIVRRITYWHGGRAAISRSEALGGACFSLIWPRRQA, from the coding sequence ATGAATTCGATATTTGTACGGATCTACGGCGGCATGCTGGTGGTGCTGGTGCTCGTGGGGTTGCTGGGGCTGGGCGCTTTGCAGTTGCTCAACGAGGTGCGGGTTGATCAGTACCGCGAGCGTCTGGCGCAGGGCACTTTCCGTCTGATGGCCGATAACCTGCATCCGATGGTGGATGTGGAGCGGCGTCGGGCGATGTCGGTGTGGGGACGTTTGCTGGGGATTCCGCTGCGTATCGACACGCTTGAGCAAGCCGGGCTGGATGCGAGCGACCGTGCATCGCTACGTCGCGGCAAGGTCTTGGTTGAGCAGACGGGCGAGCACGAGGCCAATATCTACAGTCAGTTGTCGATAGACGAGCCCAAGTTGTTGGTGGGGGAGGTGCAGCAGATCAGTGAGCAACTGCTGCGGGCCATCAGTTTTTTAGTGATCGACGAGCTGGTGCGTTATCCCTGGGGCGAGCAGCCAAAACGGCTGGCGGCCCTGCACAACGACAAGCAATTTGGCTTCGATATGCGTTTAGTGCGCTTAAGTGAAGCGGCCCTCGACCCAGACCAGCGTCGCCGTGTTGATGAGGGCGATACCGTGATGGCGCTGGGGCGTGGTGGTGACAGCGTTTACGTGTACTCCGGCATTGTCGAAACGCCTTGGGTGCTCGAAGTCGGCCCGATGTATCAGATGAACCCCTATCCGGCGCACTGGATTGTGGTGATTGGCCTTTTGAGCCTGTGCCTGATCGGCTTGATGGTTTACCTCTTGGTGCGCCCGCTGGAGCGTCGCCTGCGAGGGTTAGAGCGGGCAGCCAGTAAGATTGCCAGCGGCAAGCTGGACGCCCGTGTGCCGACCCGGGAGGGCGAGATGGACTCCGTGGGGCGTCTTGCAGCTTCCTTTAATGGCATGGCTGAGCATTTGCAGCGCTCACTGACTATTCAGCGGGAGATGGTGCGGGCGGTGTCTCACGAGTTGCGCACGCCAGTGGCGCGCTTGCGCTTCGGTCTGGAGATGGTGGCCGATGCTGACACAGAACACGCGCGGCAGAAGTACCTAGAAGGTATGGACAGCGATATTCAGGATCTCGACAAGCTCGTCGATGAGATGCTGACCTATGCGCGCCTGGAGCAGGGCTCGCCTGCGCTGAACTTCCAGCCGGTGGATCTCGGTGCGTTGATTAAGCAAGTCATCACCGAGTTGGCGCCGTTACGGGCCAGCGTACAGGTCGAAATTGGCCCCTGCCGTGATGCGCAGGATGGTGCGGGGGCGGTGGTGGAAGCTGAGTTCCGCTACTTGCATCGCGCCTTGCAGAATCTGGTGAGCAACGCCATGCGCCACGCCGAGTCGCGGGTGCGGGTGAGTTATCAGGTTGGGCCGAACCGTTGCCGCTTGGATGTTGAAGATGACGGCCCCGGTGTGCCAGAGGACGCTTGGGAACATATCTTTACCCCCTTCCTGCGACTGGATGACAGCCGTACCCGCGCTTCAGGCGGGCATGGTCTGGGGCTTTCCATTGTGCGGCGGATTACCTATTGGCACGGTGGGCGTGCAGCAATCAGTCGCAGCGAAGCACTGGGCGGCGCCTGTTTCAGCTTGATCTGGCCGCGTCGTCAGGCCTGA
- the minD gene encoding septum site-determining protein MinD, with translation MAKILVVTSGKGGVGKTTTSAAIGTGLALRGHKTVIVDFDVGLRNLDLIMGCERRVVYDFVNVVNGEATLTQALIKDKRLENLYVLAASQTRDKDALTQEGVAKVIAELSENFDFIICDSPAGIEKGAHLAMYFADEAIVVTNPEVSSVRDSDRMLGLLASKSRRAEEGKEPIKEHLLLTRYNPERVVKGEMLGVEDVEEILAIRLLGVIPESQAVLKASNQGVPVILDEQSDAGQAYSDAVERLLGKEVPHRFLDVQKKGFIQRLFGGRE, from the coding sequence TTGGCCAAGATCCTCGTAGTTACATCCGGCAAAGGTGGCGTTGGTAAAACCACCACCAGCGCCGCCATCGGTACCGGCCTTGCCCTGCGCGGGCATAAGACTGTCATCGTCGACTTCGACGTTGGCTTGCGTAACCTCGACCTGATCATGGGCTGTGAGCGCCGCGTCGTGTACGACTTCGTCAATGTCGTCAACGGCGAAGCCACCCTGACCCAGGCTCTGATCAAAGACAAGCGTCTGGAGAATCTATACGTTCTGGCTGCCAGCCAGACCCGCGACAAAGACGCACTGACTCAGGAAGGCGTAGCCAAGGTTATTGCTGAACTGAGTGAAAACTTCGATTTCATCATCTGTGACTCTCCGGCGGGTATCGAAAAAGGTGCCCACTTGGCCATGTACTTCGCGGATGAAGCGATTGTCGTGACCAACCCTGAAGTCTCCTCCGTTCGCGACTCCGACCGCATGCTGGGCCTGCTGGCGAGCAAATCGCGCCGCGCCGAGGAAGGCAAAGAGCCAATCAAAGAGCACCTGCTGCTGACTCGCTACAACCCAGAGCGCGTTGTTAAAGGCGAAATGCTGGGCGTTGAGGACGTTGAAGAAATCCTCGCCATCCGCCTGCTCGGTGTAATCCCTGAGTCGCAAGCCGTACTCAAAGCGTCCAACCAGGGCGTCCCGGTCATCCTTGATGAACAAAGCGACGCCGGTCAGGCCTACAGTGACGCAGTTGAACGCCTGCTCGGCAAAGAAGTCCCTCATCGCTTCCTTGACGTTCAGAAGAAAGGATTCATCCAACGCTTGTTCGGAGGTCGCGAATGA
- a CDS encoding response regulator, whose protein sequence is MEQQSWHILIVEDDQRLAELTREYLQSNGLHVSIEMDGAKAAARILQEQPDLVILDLMLPGEDGLSICRAVRGEYEGPILMLTARGDDMDQVLGLEMGADDYVCKPVRPRVLLARIRALLRRYEGAAEEVATDRRRLQFGPLVVDSAMREAWLKEQSIELTSAEFDLLWLLTSNAGRILSREEIFSSLRGIEYDGQDRSIDVRISRIRPKIGDDPMHPRLIKTVRSKGYLFVAEAAEALVL, encoded by the coding sequence GTGGAACAACAGTCGTGGCACATTCTGATTGTGGAAGACGACCAGCGTCTGGCTGAGTTGACCCGTGAGTATCTTCAGAGCAATGGCCTGCATGTCTCAATCGAGATGGATGGCGCCAAAGCCGCTGCGCGCATTTTGCAGGAGCAGCCCGACTTAGTAATTCTCGACCTGATGCTGCCCGGTGAGGATGGCTTGTCCATCTGTCGCGCTGTGCGCGGTGAGTACGAGGGGCCGATTCTGATGCTGACCGCCCGTGGCGATGATATGGATCAGGTGCTGGGGCTGGAAATGGGCGCGGACGATTACGTCTGTAAGCCGGTTCGCCCGCGTGTGCTGCTGGCCCGTATCCGTGCGTTGTTGCGGCGCTATGAGGGGGCAGCCGAAGAGGTTGCGACAGATCGTCGCCGTCTGCAATTCGGCCCATTGGTCGTGGACAGCGCCATGCGTGAGGCCTGGCTGAAGGAGCAGAGCATCGAGCTGACCAGTGCCGAGTTCGACTTGCTGTGGCTGCTGACTTCCAATGCCGGGCGCATTCTCTCCCGCGAAGAAATCTTTAGCTCATTGCGTGGTATTGAGTACGACGGTCAGGACCGTTCCATTGATGTACGTATTTCCCGCATACGACCCAAGATCGGGGATGATCCGATGCATCCGCGTCTGATCAAAACAGTGCGCAGCAAAGGCTATCTGTTCGTTGCTGAGGCGGCGGAAGCACTTGTGCTTTGA
- the astA gene encoding arginine N-succinyltransferase: protein MIVRPVRNTDLPSLFQLARSTGAGLTTLPANEERLAHRVALAEKAFTADVSRADADYLFVLEDDTGAVIGISAVVGAVGLREPWYNYRVGLTVSASQELNIHRQIPTLFLANDLTGNSELCSLFLHADHRSGLNGRLLSKARFLFIAEFPELFGDKVIAEMRGVSDEQGLSPFWECLGRHFFKMEFSQADYLTGVGNKAFIAELMPKFPLYTCFLSESAREVIGRVHPDTEPALAMLKAEGFSYQGYVDIFDAGPAIEAPTGKIRAVHESQVLPLSIGEPGADAESFLIHNRQRTACRITAAAARIVEGTLRVDAKTAERLQLAAGDEVRAVTLSARD, encoded by the coding sequence ATGATTGTCCGGCCTGTTCGCAATACCGATCTTCCATCCCTGTTCCAACTGGCACGCAGCACCGGTGCTGGGCTGACCACGTTGCCGGCCAACGAGGAGCGTTTGGCTCACCGGGTGGCCCTGGCAGAGAAGGCCTTCACTGCTGATGTATCCCGAGCGGACGCGGATTATCTGTTCGTGCTGGAGGATGACACGGGGGCTGTGATCGGTATCTCCGCAGTGGTGGGGGCCGTTGGGCTGCGTGAACCCTGGTACAACTACCGGGTTGGTCTGACCGTCAGTGCTTCCCAAGAGTTGAACATTCACCGCCAGATTCCCACGTTGTTTTTGGCCAATGACCTTACTGGCAACTCTGAGCTGTGCTCACTGTTCCTGCATGCCGATCACCGCAGCGGCCTGAACGGGCGTTTGCTGTCCAAAGCGCGCTTTCTGTTTATTGCCGAGTTTCCTGAGCTGTTCGGAGACAAGGTGATTGCTGAAATGCGCGGTGTTTCGGATGAGCAGGGGTTGTCGCCATTCTGGGAGTGCCTGGGACGGCACTTCTTCAAAATGGAGTTTAGCCAGGCGGATTATTTAACTGGAGTCGGTAACAAGGCCTTTATTGCTGAGCTGATGCCTAAGTTCCCCTTGTACACCTGCTTTCTGTCCGAGTCTGCCCGAGAGGTGATTGGACGCGTTCACCCTGACACCGAGCCTGCGCTGGCTATGCTCAAGGCAGAAGGCTTCAGCTATCAGGGCTATGTCGACATTTTCGATGCCGGGCCTGCTATTGAGGCGCCCACTGGAAAAATCCGCGCCGTGCATGAAAGCCAGGTGTTGCCCCTGAGCATTGGCGAACCCGGCGCGGATGCCGAGTCGTTCTTGATTCACAACCGCCAGCGTACCGCGTGCCGGATTACGGCCGCTGCAGCGCGGATTGTCGAGGGGACGCTGCGGGTGGATGCGAAAACTGCAGAGCGCTTGCAGCTGGCAGCGGGCGATGAGGTTCGCGCAGTTACCTTGTCGGCACGGGACTGA
- the minC gene encoding septum site-determining protein MinC encodes MSQADLLDQDPVFQLKGSMLAITVMELSHNDLERLDQQLSAKVAQAPAFFSNTPLVLALDKLPEAEGDINLSELMDVCRKHGLRTLAIRANRDGDIAAANALDLPVLPPSGARERLIDPAPAPVPAKPAEPEVKPTKVITSPVRGGMQVYAQGGDLVVLAPVSSGAELLADGNIHVYAPMRGRALAGVKGNQKARIFCQQMGAELLSIAGQYKVAEDLRRDPLWGHAVHVFLSGDVLNIKRL; translated from the coding sequence ATGAGCCAAGCCGATCTACTCGACCAAGATCCCGTATTTCAACTGAAGGGCAGCATGCTGGCCATCACCGTGATGGAACTGTCGCACAACGACCTTGAGCGCCTCGACCAACAGCTCAGCGCCAAAGTTGCACAGGCCCCTGCCTTCTTCAGTAACACCCCGCTTGTTCTTGCGCTGGACAAACTACCAGAGGCAGAAGGCGACATTAACCTGAGCGAATTGATGGACGTGTGCCGCAAGCATGGACTGCGCACCCTGGCTATCCGTGCTAACAGGGATGGCGACATCGCAGCCGCCAATGCCCTTGACCTGCCCGTGTTGCCGCCGTCCGGTGCCCGCGAACGTTTGATTGATCCGGCACCAGCGCCAGTCCCGGCCAAACCGGCTGAGCCAGAAGTTAAACCTACCAAAGTGATCACCAGCCCTGTACGGGGTGGTATGCAGGTGTATGCCCAGGGTGGCGACTTGGTCGTTCTCGCTCCAGTTAGCTCCGGCGCCGAACTTCTGGCCGATGGAAACATCCATGTATATGCGCCCATGCGTGGGCGTGCGCTTGCTGGTGTCAAAGGCAATCAGAAAGCGCGGATTTTCTGCCAACAGATGGGCGCAGAACTGTTATCCATTGCCGGACAGTACAAAGTAGCCGAAGACTTGAGGCGTGATCCGCTCTGGGGACACGCAGTCCACGTATTCCTATCCGGTGACGTGTTGAACATCAAACGTCTTTAA
- a CDS encoding aspartate aminotransferase family protein translates to MSVQHDAVQRTDFDQVMVPNYAPAAFIPVRGEGSRVWDQSGRELIDFAGGIAVNVLGHAHPALVQALTEQAGKLWHVSNVYTNEPALRLAKKLVDATFADRVFFCNSGAEANEAAFKLARRVAFDKFGEDKYEIIAATNSFHGRTLFTVNVGGQPKYSDGFGPKIQGITHVPYNDIEALKAAVSDKTCAIVLEPVQGEGGVLPADLAYLQAARELCDKHNALLVFDEVQSGMGRCGELFAYMHYGVTPDVLSSAKSLGGGFPIAAMLTRDEFAKHLAVGTHGTTYGGNALACAVGEAVIDIVNTPAVLDGVKARHQIFKARLQQIGEQYGLFSGVRGLGLLIGAVLSDAWKGKAKEVLDAAVAEGLMVLQAGPDVVRFAPSLVVSEADIEEGLERFERSVAKLTRV, encoded by the coding sequence ATGTCCGTTCAGCACGACGCGGTGCAACGCACCGATTTCGACCAGGTGATGGTGCCTAACTATGCACCCGCAGCTTTTATTCCAGTACGCGGCGAGGGTTCGCGAGTCTGGGATCAGAGCGGTCGCGAGCTGATCGACTTTGCCGGTGGTATCGCCGTGAATGTGTTGGGGCATGCGCATCCTGCGCTGGTCCAGGCGTTGACCGAGCAGGCCGGTAAGCTCTGGCACGTGTCCAATGTATACACCAATGAGCCAGCACTGCGTTTGGCGAAGAAGTTGGTGGACGCCACGTTTGCTGACCGCGTGTTCTTCTGCAACTCCGGCGCAGAGGCCAACGAGGCTGCATTCAAACTGGCGCGCCGTGTTGCCTTTGATAAGTTTGGTGAAGATAAGTACGAAATCATTGCGGCTACTAACAGCTTCCACGGCCGCACGCTGTTCACTGTTAACGTGGGTGGCCAGCCGAAGTATTCCGATGGTTTCGGCCCGAAAATTCAGGGCATCACCCATGTGCCGTACAACGATATTGAAGCGCTGAAAGCCGCTGTTTCCGACAAAACCTGCGCCATTGTGCTGGAGCCCGTGCAAGGCGAGGGCGGTGTGCTGCCGGCGGACCTGGCGTATCTGCAAGCTGCCCGCGAGCTGTGTGATAAGCACAACGCGCTGCTGGTGTTCGATGAGGTGCAGTCTGGCATGGGCCGTTGTGGCGAGCTGTTTGCCTATATGCACTACGGCGTAACGCCGGATGTGCTGTCCAGTGCCAAGAGCCTGGGCGGTGGTTTCCCGATTGCAGCGATGCTGACCCGCGACGAGTTTGCCAAACATCTGGCAGTCGGTACCCACGGTACGACCTATGGCGGTAATGCGCTGGCCTGCGCAGTGGGCGAAGCCGTGATTGATATCGTCAACACCCCGGCTGTTCTCGACGGCGTCAAAGCCCGTCATCAGATTTTCAAAGCCCGCCTGCAGCAGATTGGCGAGCAGTACGGCCTGTTCAGTGGTGTGCGTGGTCTCGGTCTGCTGATTGGTGCGGTGCTGTCCGATGCCTGGAAAGGTAAAGCCAAAGAGGTTCTGGATGCTGCTGTAGCAGAGGGCCTGATGGTGCTGCAAGCAGGACCGGATGTGGTGCGTTTTGCTCCGAGCCTGGTGGTGAGTGAAGCAGATATCGAAGAAGGCCTGGAGCGTTTCGAGCGCTCCGTGGCGAAACTGACTCGCGTTTGA
- a CDS encoding patatin-like phospholipase family protein, protein MQDSASVTQPATTGLILSGGGARAAYQVGVLAAIADLLPDSRNPFPVIVGTSAGAINAVSLACGALDFPEAVRRLKGVWQGFHTHQVYRSDWPGVVRQASRFIGRSLLGLGKEVPVALLDSSPLGELLSQHLDFSGISAAVRQRRLHAVAVTAFAYESAQAMTFYQGRATIDPWFRHRRVGVPTRLGLEHLLASASIPLIFPPVKIGREYFGDGAVRQAAPISPALHLGASKILVVGVSNSEPPAEPDSPSRGRLPSLAQIGGHLLNSTFIDSLESDIELLERLNYLGSLIPPEKRRRGLGLEPVEVLVIAPSQPLDVIAARHRQELPRSLRLFLHGPGATRDSGAGVLSYLLFESGYCHELIELGYQDAMGQKARLSEFLGLATPVTEPHASVGA, encoded by the coding sequence ATGCAGGACTCTGCTTCAGTCACTCAGCCCGCCACAACCGGGCTTATTCTCTCTGGCGGCGGCGCCCGTGCGGCCTATCAGGTCGGGGTGCTGGCTGCCATAGCCGATCTGCTGCCTGACTCACGCAACCCATTCCCTGTGATTGTGGGTACCTCGGCGGGTGCCATTAATGCGGTCAGTCTGGCGTGTGGTGCGCTGGACTTTCCCGAAGCGGTGCGGCGGCTTAAGGGCGTTTGGCAGGGCTTTCATACCCATCAGGTGTATCGCAGTGACTGGCCCGGCGTGGTGCGTCAGGCCAGCCGCTTTATTGGGCGTAGTCTGCTTGGTCTGGGCAAAGAGGTTCCGGTCGCGTTGCTGGACAGCTCGCCGTTGGGTGAGTTGTTGAGCCAGCATCTGGATTTCAGTGGGATTTCCGCTGCCGTGCGCCAGCGCCGCTTACATGCCGTGGCGGTAACCGCCTTTGCCTATGAAAGTGCCCAGGCGATGACCTTCTATCAGGGGCGTGCCACCATTGATCCCTGGTTCCGCCACCGCCGCGTCGGGGTGCCGACGCGTTTGGGGCTTGAGCATCTGTTGGCCAGTGCGTCGATTCCTTTGATATTTCCGCCGGTGAAAATCGGCCGTGAATATTTTGGTGACGGCGCAGTGCGGCAGGCGGCCCCGATTAGCCCTGCGTTGCACTTAGGCGCCAGTAAAATACTGGTGGTCGGTGTGAGTAACTCTGAACCACCCGCAGAACCTGACTCTCCGAGCCGTGGCCGCTTGCCTAGCCTGGCGCAAATCGGAGGGCATCTGCTTAACAGTACCTTCATCGATAGCCTGGAAAGCGATATTGAGCTGCTGGAGCGTCTGAACTATCTGGGCAGCTTGATTCCTCCTGAAAAGCGCAGGCGCGGTCTGGGTCTGGAGCCGGTGGAGGTGCTGGTGATCGCACCGAGCCAACCGCTGGATGTGATTGCTGCGCGGCACCGTCAGGAATTGCCCCGATCCCTGCGCCTGTTCCTGCATGGTCCGGGTGCGACTCGGGACAGTGGGGCTGGTGTCTTGAGCTATCTGCTGTTCGAGTCCGGCTATTGTCACGAGCTGATTGAGTTGGGTTATCAGGATGCAATGGGGCAAAAGGCGCGGCTGAGTGAGTTTCTTGGGTTGGCGACGCCTGTTACTGAACCGCACGCCTCGGTGGGCGCATAA
- a CDS encoding RluA family pseudouridine synthase, producing the protein MPLSNVQIIHQDAALLVINKPTLLLSVPGRAEDNRDCLVTRLQENGYPEARIVHRLDWETSGIIVLARDADSHRELSRQFHDRETEKAYTALCWGQPEQDSGSIDLPLRYDPPTKPRHVVDHELGKHALTYWRIVERYDTHCRVELTPITGRSHQLRVHMLSIGHPLLGDGLYAHPEALAAYPRLCLHASMLSLTHPQTGERLRFESPAPF; encoded by the coding sequence ATGCCGCTGTCGAATGTCCAAATCATCCATCAGGATGCCGCCCTGCTGGTGATCAACAAGCCCACTTTGCTGCTGTCCGTACCCGGGCGCGCCGAAGACAACCGCGATTGCCTGGTCACCCGCCTGCAGGAAAACGGCTACCCGGAAGCCCGCATCGTGCACCGACTGGACTGGGAAACCTCGGGCATCATCGTGCTGGCCCGCGACGCCGACAGCCACCGCGAGCTGTCCCGGCAATTCCACGACCGCGAAACCGAAAAAGCCTACACCGCCCTGTGCTGGGGCCAGCCGGAGCAAGACAGTGGCAGCATCGACCTGCCCCTGCGCTACGACCCGCCCACCAAACCACGCCACGTGGTCGACCATGAGCTGGGTAAACACGCCCTCACCTATTGGCGCATTGTTGAGCGTTACGACACTCACTGTCGGGTTGAGCTAACCCCCATTACTGGGCGCTCGCACCAATTACGCGTGCACATGCTGTCGATTGGTCACCCACTGCTGGGCGACGGCTTGTATGCCCACCCTGAAGCGCTGGCTGCCTACCCGCGCCTGTGCCTGCATGCCAGCATGCTCAGCCTGACTCACCCACAAACAGGTGAACGGCTGCGCTTTGAGTCACCAGCCCCGTTCTGA